One segment of candidate division KSB1 bacterium DNA contains the following:
- a CDS encoding MotA/TolQ/ExbB proton channel family protein, translating to MQYIHDAFVHGGSVMYLILVTMIAAIAIAVERFVYISMKNRIDAGTFAAKVIELVQRGSINAAVEYCRKSKAALPRIVLAGLENYEGSAQDIQNALELAALTEIPKLEKRTPYLSMIANVATLLGLLGTIFGLIQSFQAVAQAEASQKAALLSAGISMAMNTTAFGLLVAIPCLIVYSVLQEQTSAIIDEINENVARIYQRLVALKESR from the coding sequence TTGCAGTACATTCATGATGCCTTTGTGCACGGCGGGTCGGTCATGTACCTGATCCTGGTAACGATGATTGCAGCCATCGCCATCGCCGTGGAGCGCTTCGTCTACATCAGCATGAAGAATCGGATCGACGCCGGCACCTTCGCCGCCAAGGTCATTGAACTTGTGCAGCGGGGCAGCATCAACGCCGCGGTGGAGTATTGCCGGAAGTCAAAGGCGGCCTTGCCGCGGATTGTGCTGGCTGGACTGGAAAACTACGAGGGATCAGCCCAGGACATCCAGAACGCCCTTGAGCTTGCGGCTTTGACGGAGATCCCGAAGCTCGAGAAACGAACACCCTATCTGTCCATGATCGCCAACGTGGCCACGCTCCTGGGCCTATTGGGGACCATCTTCGGCCTAATCCAGTCCTTCCAGGCTGTGGCCCAGGCCGAAGCAAGCCAGAAGGCGGCTCTGCTGTCGGCGGGTATCTCGATGGCCATGAACACAACGGCGTTCGGTCTACTTGTTGCAATCCCTTGCCTCATCGTCTACTCGGTGCTCCAGGAGCAGACGAGCGCCATTATCGACGAGATTAACGAGAACGTAGCTCGCATTTACCAGCGATTGGTGGCGCTCAAGGAGAGCCGTTAG